A section of the Ciona intestinalis unplaced genomic scaffold, KH HT001140.1, whole genome shotgun sequence genome encodes:
- the LOC100187513 gene encoding uncharacterized protein LOC100187513, whose protein sequence is MNFKVTFVIAVLLACVLATSGLARRRRRIAGKIGGGVAKTAAELAAEQALESSTGGGSWSPWTKWNQQRKMENAMNDEMDAELLLNLLKEE, encoded by the exons atgaactttaaaGTAACATTCGTGATTGCTGTTTTGCTCGCCTGCGTCCTAGCAACCTCCGGGCTTGCTCGCAGGAGACGACGAATTGCAGGTAAAATTGGTGGTGGAGTTGCCAAAACAGCAGCGGAATTAGCAGCTGAACAAGCTCTTGAATCTTCAACCGGTGGTGGCAGTTGGTCTCCATGGACAAAATGGAACCAGCAACGAAAAATGGAAAATGCTATGA atGACGAAATGGATGCTGAACTTCTCCTCAATCTTTTGAAAGAAGAGTAA